In Musa acuminata AAA Group cultivar baxijiao chromosome BXJ3-9, Cavendish_Baxijiao_AAA, whole genome shotgun sequence, a single genomic region encodes these proteins:
- the LOC135580883 gene encoding uncharacterized WD repeat-containing protein C2A9.03-like isoform X1: MQPHRGDDMDEMAEDYDMGDVEDDMYEEFQGRGLGDSDSDDEEYGPLNGRASDISSAQARKGKDIQGIPWSTLSITRERYRQTRLEQYKNYENVTNSGEASEKDCKPTDKGGIYYEFQRNTRSVKSTILHFQLRNLVWATSKHDVYLMSNSSVLHWSALSGEKYEVMNVSGHIAPEERLPGSLLEGFSQIQVSTLAVKDKLLVAGGFQGELICKFLDRKGISFCCRTTYDDNAITNALDIYDSSSGAVHFMSSNNDCGIRDFDLEKCQLCKHFHFQWPVNHTSLSPDGKILVIVGDDPDGMLVDAHTGKTVHKLQGHVDFSFASAWNPDGQTFATGNQDKTCRVWDVRNLSKSVAVLRGNLGAIRSIRFTSDGRFLAMAEPADFVHIFDVGSGYNKQQELDFFGEISGMSFSPDTEALFVGVWDRTYGSLLQYSRLRNYLYLDSLF; encoded by the exons ATGCAGCCTCATCGTGGTGATGATATGGATGAAATGGCAGAGGATTATGACATGGGTGATGTAGAAGATGACATGTATGAAGAATTTCAAGGGAGGGGTCTGGGCGATTCTGATTCTGACGATGAAGAATATGGCCCTTTG AACGGAAGGGCATCTGATATTTCCTCCGCTCAAGCTAGGAAAGGAAAAGATATCCAAGGAATACCATGGAGTACACTAAGCATTACAAGGGAGAGGTACAGGCAAACCAGATTAGAACAATACAAAAACTATGAAAATGTTACAAATTCTGGAGAAGCATCAGAAAAG GATTGCAAACCAACTGATAAAGGTGGCATTTATTATGAGTTCCAGCGAAACACAAGGTCTGTGAAATCAACTATTCTTCATTTTCAG CTGagaaatttggtttgggctacaTCAAAGCATGATGTGTACTTAATGTCAAACTCGTCTGTGCTTCACTGGTCTGCACTAAGCGGTGAGAAATATGAAGTTATGAATGTTTCGGGACACATAGCACCAGAGGAG AGGCTCCCAGGAAGCTTGTTGGAAGGATTTTCTCAGATCCAAGTTAGTACGCTGGCCGTTAAAGACAAGTTGCTTGTGGCAGGAGGATTTCAAGGAGAACTTATCTGTAAG TTTTTAGATCGGAAAGGAATAAGCTTTTGCTGCCGTACAACATATGATGACAATGCAATCACTAATGCATTGGACATTTATGATAGTTCTAG TGGTGCTGTTCACTTCATGTCTTCAAATAATGACTGTGGAATACGAGATTTTGACTTGGAGAAGTGTCAGCTTTGCAAGCATTTCCACTTTCAGTGGCCAGTGAAT CATACATCACTTAGTCCTGATGGAAAGATTCTTGTAATTGTGGGAGATGATCCTGATGGAATGCTGGTGGATGCTCATACTGGAAAG ACTGTCCATAAATTACAAGGACATGTGGACTTCTCTTTTGCATCAGCATGGAATCCCGATGGCCAAACATTTGCCACTGGTAACCAGGATAAGACCTGCAGGGTTTGGGATGTCAGAAATCTCTCAAAGTCTGTCGCTGTATTGAGAGGCAATCTTGGTGCCATCAGATCAATTCGCTTCACATCAGATGGTCGGTTTTTGGCGATGGCAGAGCCTGCAGATTTTGTTCACATCTTTGATGTTGGGAGTGGGTACAACAAGCAACAAGAGCTGGACTTCTTTGGTGAAATCTCAGGCATGTCATTCAGCCCGGATACAGAAGCTCTTTTTGTTGGTGTATGGGATAGAACTTATGGTAGTCTTTTACAGTATAGTCGCCTGCGGAATTACTTGTACCTTGATTCACTGTTTTAA
- the LOC135580883 gene encoding uncharacterized WD repeat-containing protein C2A9.03-like isoform X2 codes for MEYTKHYKGEDCKPTDKGGIYYEFQRNTRSVKSTILHFQLRNLVWATSKHDVYLMSNSSVLHWSALSGEKYEVMNVSGHIAPEERLPGSLLEGFSQIQVSTLAVKDKLLVAGGFQGELICKFLDRKGISFCCRTTYDDNAITNALDIYDSSSGAVHFMSSNNDCGIRDFDLEKCQLCKHFHFQWPVNHTSLSPDGKILVIVGDDPDGMLVDAHTGKTVHKLQGHVDFSFASAWNPDGQTFATGNQDKTCRVWDVRNLSKSVAVLRGNLGAIRSIRFTSDGRFLAMAEPADFVHIFDVGSGYNKQQELDFFGEISGMSFSPDTEALFVGVWDRTYGSLLQYSRLRNYLYLDSLF; via the exons ATGGAGTACACTAAGCATTACAAGGGAGAG GATTGCAAACCAACTGATAAAGGTGGCATTTATTATGAGTTCCAGCGAAACACAAGGTCTGTGAAATCAACTATTCTTCATTTTCAG CTGagaaatttggtttgggctacaTCAAAGCATGATGTGTACTTAATGTCAAACTCGTCTGTGCTTCACTGGTCTGCACTAAGCGGTGAGAAATATGAAGTTATGAATGTTTCGGGACACATAGCACCAGAGGAG AGGCTCCCAGGAAGCTTGTTGGAAGGATTTTCTCAGATCCAAGTTAGTACGCTGGCCGTTAAAGACAAGTTGCTTGTGGCAGGAGGATTTCAAGGAGAACTTATCTGTAAG TTTTTAGATCGGAAAGGAATAAGCTTTTGCTGCCGTACAACATATGATGACAATGCAATCACTAATGCATTGGACATTTATGATAGTTCTAG TGGTGCTGTTCACTTCATGTCTTCAAATAATGACTGTGGAATACGAGATTTTGACTTGGAGAAGTGTCAGCTTTGCAAGCATTTCCACTTTCAGTGGCCAGTGAAT CATACATCACTTAGTCCTGATGGAAAGATTCTTGTAATTGTGGGAGATGATCCTGATGGAATGCTGGTGGATGCTCATACTGGAAAG ACTGTCCATAAATTACAAGGACATGTGGACTTCTCTTTTGCATCAGCATGGAATCCCGATGGCCAAACATTTGCCACTGGTAACCAGGATAAGACCTGCAGGGTTTGGGATGTCAGAAATCTCTCAAAGTCTGTCGCTGTATTGAGAGGCAATCTTGGTGCCATCAGATCAATTCGCTTCACATCAGATGGTCGGTTTTTGGCGATGGCAGAGCCTGCAGATTTTGTTCACATCTTTGATGTTGGGAGTGGGTACAACAAGCAACAAGAGCTGGACTTCTTTGGTGAAATCTCAGGCATGTCATTCAGCCCGGATACAGAAGCTCTTTTTGTTGGTGTATGGGATAGAACTTATGGTAGTCTTTTACAGTATAGTCGCCTGCGGAATTACTTGTACCTTGATTCACTGTTTTAA
- the LOC103999240 gene encoding ADP-ribosylation factor GTPase-activating protein AGD12 isoform X3, whose amino-acid sequence MRKLKELMLKSDNRICADCSAPDPKWASANIGVFICLKCSDVHRSLDADISKVLPLTSDELTESDIDSIIEVGGNSYANSIYEAFLPKGYRKPKPDSDNEERSQFIRSKYELQEFLKPSLRIVSSKMSFRTFESEKNLDHSYMSNNSKKAADMRKFIGELKVKVVKGSNLAVRDMLTSDPYVILSLGQQRAQTTVKKSNLNPVWNEELKFSVPRCYGALKLQVYDHDMFSADDIMGEAEVDLQPMITAAMAFGDAELLENMQIGRWFKTSDNALIKDSTVNIVDGKIKQEVFLKLQNVECGEIQLVLEWVPLDE is encoded by the exons ATGAGGAAACTAAAGGAGCTTATGCTCAAAAGTGATAATCGAATTTGTGCAGATTGTAGTGCTCCAGATCCGAAATGGGC GTCAGCTAACATTGGGGTTTTTATATGCTTGAAATGTAGTGATGTTCATAGGAGTCTTGATGCAGACATATCAAAG GTGCTGCCTTTAACATCAGATGAATTGACTGAAAGTGACATTGATTCCATCATTGAAGTTGGTGGGAACTCTTATGCTAACTCAATTTATGAGGCCTTTCTTCCTAAAGGTTATCGGAAGCCTAAACCAGACTCAGATAATGAAGAACGGAGCCAATTTATAAG gtCTAAGTATGAGTTGCAAGAATTCTTGAAGCCAAGTTTGCGTATTGTGTCTTCAAAGATGTCCTTCAGAACATTTGAATCTGAAAAGAATTTGGACCACAGCTACATgtccaacaattcaaagaaggcg GCGGATATGAGGAAATTTATTGGAGAGTTGAAGGTCAAAGTAGTCAAAGGATCAAACTTAGCTGTTAGAGATATGCTAACTAGTGATCCATATGTTATTTTGAGCCTTGGGCAGCAG AGGGCCCAAACTACAGTTAAAAAGAGCAACTTGAATCCAGTATGGAATGAAGAGCTCAAATTTTCAGTTCCTCGATGTTATGGAGCTTTGAAACTG CAAGTATACGACCACGACATGTTTTCTGCTGATGACATAATGGGCGAGGCTGAGGTTGATCTCCAGCCTATGATCACAGCTGCAATGGCTTTTGGGGATGCTGAGCTTCTTGAAAACATGCAGATTGGCAGGTGGTTCAAAACAAGTGACAATGCACTCATCAAGGACAGCACTGTCAACATAGTTGATGGGAAGATAAAACAAGAGGTGTTCCTAAAGCTACAGAATGTGGAGTGTGGAGAGATCCAACTAGTACTAGAATGGGTTCCTCTTGATGAATAA
- the LOC103999240 gene encoding ADP-ribosylation factor GTPase-activating protein AGD12 isoform X1 — MSNRYYRPEKPVSGKMRKLKELMLKSDNRICADCSAPDPKWASANIGVFICLKCSDVHRSLDADISKVLPLTSDELTESDIDSIIEVGGNSYANSIYEAFLPKGYRKPKPDSDNEERSQFIRSKYELQEFLKPSLRIVSSKMSFRTFESEKNLDHSYMSNNSKKAADMRKFIGELKVKVVKGSNLAVRDMLTSDPYVILSLGQQRAQTTVKKSNLNPVWNEELKFSVPRCYGALKLQVYDHDMFSADDIMGEAEVDLQPMITAAMAFGDAELLENMQIGRWFKTSDNALIKDSTVNIVDGKIKQEVFLKLQNVECGEIQLVLEWVPLDE, encoded by the exons ATGAGTAATCGCTATTACAGGCCTGAGAAGCCTGTCTCAG GTAAAATGAGGAAACTAAAGGAGCTTATGCTCAAAAGTGATAATCGAATTTGTGCAGATTGTAGTGCTCCAGATCCGAAATGGGC GTCAGCTAACATTGGGGTTTTTATATGCTTGAAATGTAGTGATGTTCATAGGAGTCTTGATGCAGACATATCAAAG GTGCTGCCTTTAACATCAGATGAATTGACTGAAAGTGACATTGATTCCATCATTGAAGTTGGTGGGAACTCTTATGCTAACTCAATTTATGAGGCCTTTCTTCCTAAAGGTTATCGGAAGCCTAAACCAGACTCAGATAATGAAGAACGGAGCCAATTTATAAG gtCTAAGTATGAGTTGCAAGAATTCTTGAAGCCAAGTTTGCGTATTGTGTCTTCAAAGATGTCCTTCAGAACATTTGAATCTGAAAAGAATTTGGACCACAGCTACATgtccaacaattcaaagaaggcg GCGGATATGAGGAAATTTATTGGAGAGTTGAAGGTCAAAGTAGTCAAAGGATCAAACTTAGCTGTTAGAGATATGCTAACTAGTGATCCATATGTTATTTTGAGCCTTGGGCAGCAG AGGGCCCAAACTACAGTTAAAAAGAGCAACTTGAATCCAGTATGGAATGAAGAGCTCAAATTTTCAGTTCCTCGATGTTATGGAGCTTTGAAACTG CAAGTATACGACCACGACATGTTTTCTGCTGATGACATAATGGGCGAGGCTGAGGTTGATCTCCAGCCTATGATCACAGCTGCAATGGCTTTTGGGGATGCTGAGCTTCTTGAAAACATGCAGATTGGCAGGTGGTTCAAAACAAGTGACAATGCACTCATCAAGGACAGCACTGTCAACATAGTTGATGGGAAGATAAAACAAGAGGTGTTCCTAAAGCTACAGAATGTGGAGTGTGGAGAGATCCAACTAGTACTAGAATGGGTTCCTCTTGATGAATAA
- the LOC103999240 gene encoding ADP-ribosylation factor GTPase-activating protein AGD12 isoform X2, producing MSNRYYRPEKPVSGKMRKLKELMLKSDNRICADCSAPDPKWASANIGVFICLKCSDVHRSLDADISKVLPLTSDELTESDIDSIIEVGGNSYANSIYEAFLPKGYRKPKPDSDNEERSQFIRSKYELQEFLKPSLRIVSSKMSFRTFESEKNLDHSYMSNNSKKADMRKFIGELKVKVVKGSNLAVRDMLTSDPYVILSLGQQRAQTTVKKSNLNPVWNEELKFSVPRCYGALKLQVYDHDMFSADDIMGEAEVDLQPMITAAMAFGDAELLENMQIGRWFKTSDNALIKDSTVNIVDGKIKQEVFLKLQNVECGEIQLVLEWVPLDE from the exons ATGAGTAATCGCTATTACAGGCCTGAGAAGCCTGTCTCAG GTAAAATGAGGAAACTAAAGGAGCTTATGCTCAAAAGTGATAATCGAATTTGTGCAGATTGTAGTGCTCCAGATCCGAAATGGGC GTCAGCTAACATTGGGGTTTTTATATGCTTGAAATGTAGTGATGTTCATAGGAGTCTTGATGCAGACATATCAAAG GTGCTGCCTTTAACATCAGATGAATTGACTGAAAGTGACATTGATTCCATCATTGAAGTTGGTGGGAACTCTTATGCTAACTCAATTTATGAGGCCTTTCTTCCTAAAGGTTATCGGAAGCCTAAACCAGACTCAGATAATGAAGAACGGAGCCAATTTATAAG gtCTAAGTATGAGTTGCAAGAATTCTTGAAGCCAAGTTTGCGTATTGTGTCTTCAAAGATGTCCTTCAGAACATTTGAATCTGAAAAGAATTTGGACCACAGCTACATgtccaacaattcaaagaag GCGGATATGAGGAAATTTATTGGAGAGTTGAAGGTCAAAGTAGTCAAAGGATCAAACTTAGCTGTTAGAGATATGCTAACTAGTGATCCATATGTTATTTTGAGCCTTGGGCAGCAG AGGGCCCAAACTACAGTTAAAAAGAGCAACTTGAATCCAGTATGGAATGAAGAGCTCAAATTTTCAGTTCCTCGATGTTATGGAGCTTTGAAACTG CAAGTATACGACCACGACATGTTTTCTGCTGATGACATAATGGGCGAGGCTGAGGTTGATCTCCAGCCTATGATCACAGCTGCAATGGCTTTTGGGGATGCTGAGCTTCTTGAAAACATGCAGATTGGCAGGTGGTTCAAAACAAGTGACAATGCACTCATCAAGGACAGCACTGTCAACATAGTTGATGGGAAGATAAAACAAGAGGTGTTCCTAAAGCTACAGAATGTGGAGTGTGGAGAGATCCAACTAGTACTAGAATGGGTTCCTCTTGATGAATAA